One part of the Deltaproteobacteria bacterium genome encodes these proteins:
- a CDS encoding ABC transporter substrate-binding protein, translating to MPLSLQAIDQPIVGIAGPAINMIYSFVGRDAGIFLKHGIDPKLVVFDSGSVLAQAAMAGDVKISVTSGPVTIATRTQGGDAVLIASFVNTPPYSIVSAKSITKWEQLKGKRIAMSRFGSGTDTSLRLVLKKFGLDPVKDVMILQMGTQPSRYQALLAGNIDATIISPPLDLTAKKQGLNILLNIAEMGIPYPQQGIETTDRIIRENPQMVKAFLKGYTEAVFHAAKNKDLTKKLIVKYLKTTEPDILEATVQSYIQVTDYTGYPNLEGVRNAMDEVGLRVPGVKSKKPEDFVNTRFLKELEKEGFFKTLSK from the coding sequence ATGCCGCTCTCACTCCAGGCGATCGATCAGCCCATCGTCGGGATCGCCGGGCCGGCCATCAACATGATTTATTCATTTGTCGGTAGGGACGCCGGGATATTCCTTAAACATGGCATCGATCCTAAGTTGGTTGTATTCGATTCCGGCTCGGTGTTGGCCCAAGCCGCCATGGCCGGCGATGTGAAAATTTCCGTGACCTCCGGACCGGTGACCATCGCGACGCGCACCCAAGGCGGCGACGCCGTCTTGATCGCCAGTTTCGTCAACACGCCGCCCTATAGCATCGTGTCGGCGAAGAGTATCACTAAGTGGGAACAGCTGAAGGGCAAAAGAATCGCCATGAGCCGCTTCGGCTCGGGCACCGACACCTCGCTACGCCTGGTGCTGAAAAAATTCGGTCTCGACCCGGTCAAAGATGTGATGATTCTGCAAATGGGCACCCAGCCAAGCCGGTACCAAGCACTGCTCGCCGGTAATATCGACGCTACGATCATATCGCCGCCCCTCGATCTCACAGCCAAGAAGCAGGGACTCAACATTTTGCTCAACATCGCTGAAATGGGGATTCCCTATCCTCAGCAAGGGATCGAAACCACGGATCGGATCATCCGCGAGAATCCGCAGATGGTGAAGGCGTTTCTCAAAGGATACACCGAAGCCGTATTCCATGCCGCCAAGAACAAAGATCTGACGAAAAAACTGATTGTCAAATATTTAAAAACTACCGAACCCGATATTCTCGAGGCAACCGTACAAAGTTATATCCAGGTCACCGACTACACCGGTTATCCCAATCTCGAAGGCGTTCGCAATGCCATGGATGAAGTCGGCCTTAGGGTGCCAGGGGTCAAGAGTAAAAAACCGGAAGACTTCGTCAACACTCGTTTCTTAAAAGAACTCGAAAAAGAAGGCTTCTTTAAAACCCTCAGCAAATAA